The Sesamum indicum cultivar Zhongzhi No. 13 linkage group LG6, S_indicum_v1.0, whole genome shotgun sequence genome has a segment encoding these proteins:
- the LOC105163879 gene encoding uncharacterized protein LOC105163879 isoform X1: MECIYKDPNAPIEARVKDLLSRMTLLEKIGQMTQIERSVATPAAIKDRFIGSILSGGGSKPFENAKSADWADMIDGFQKAALETRLGSPIIYGTDAVHGNNNVYGTTIFPHNIGLGATRDADLVRKIGEVTALEVRAGGAHYAFAPCVAVSRDPRWGRCYESYSENTEIVRKMTSLVTGLQGQPPEGHPIGYPFLAGRKNVLASAKHFVGDGGTENGTNEGNTIASYDDLERIHMAPYLDCLAQGVCTVMASYSSWNGKRMHTNDFLLTEVLKNKLGFKGFVISDWEALDRLYVPHGSNYRESILSTVNAGIDMVMVPFRFELFLDEFLSLVESGEISMARIDDAVERILRVKFIAGVFEDPLSDRSLLDLVGCKAHRELAREAVRKSLVLLKNGKDPKRPLLPLDKKAKRILVAGTHADNLGYQCGGWTITWEGTTGRITEGTTILEAIKEVMDDKTEVIYELNPTPETFSGQDFSFAIVAVGEGPYVETGGDDPELKIPFNGSELASLVADRVPTLMILVTGRPLILEPSLLEKLDGLVVAWLPGTEGKGITDVIFGDYAFHGRLPMTWFRSVDQLPVHAGENSSDPLFPYGFGLTC, translated from the exons ATGGAATGCATCTACAAGGACCCAAATGCCCCCATTGAAGCCAGGGTCAAGGACCTGCTCTCTCGGATGACCCTTCTTGAGAAGATCGGCCAAATGACCCAGATCGAGCGCAGCGTTGCCACTCCTGCCGCCATTAAAGACCGCTTCATAG GGAGTATACTGAGCGGGGGTGGTAGCAAGCCTTTTGAGAATGCAAAATCAGCCGACTGGGCTGACATGATCGACGGCTTCCAGAAGGCGGCTCTGGAAACCCGCCTCGGCAGTCCCATTATCTACGGAACCGATGCAGTTCATGGCAACAACAATGTCTATGGAACTACCATTTTCCCTCATAACATTGGCCTTGGAGCCACTAG AGATGCTGATTTGGTTAGGAAGATCGGGGAGGTAACAGCTCTTGAAGTTAGGGCAGGAGGAGCCCATTATGCATTTGCTCCTTGTGTTGCT GTTAGCAGGGACCCTAGATGGGGAAGATGCTATGAGAGTTATAGCGAAAACACCGAAATTGTCAGAAAAATGACCTCCCTTGTTACAGGATTGCAGGGACAGCCCCCTGAAGGGCATCCCATAGGCTACCCATTTCTGGCTGGAAG AAAAAATGTTCTTGCATCTGCAAAGCATTTTGTAGGAGATGGGGGTACTGAGAATGGTACAAATGAGGGGAATACTATAGCATCCTATGATGATTTGGAGAGAATCCACATGGCACCATATCTTGATTGTCTTGCTCAAGGAGTTTGCACTGTGATGGCATCATACTCTAGTTGGAATGGCAAGCGAATGCACACCAACGATTTTCTTCTTACTGAAGTTCTGAAAAATAAGCTGGGATTCAAG GGGTTCGTGATTTCAGACTGGGAGGCATTGGACCGGCTTTATGTCCCTCATGGTTCAAATTACCGAGAAAGCATCCTCTCCACTGTAAATGCTGGAATTGATATG GTAATGGTTCCTTTTAGATTCGAATTGTTTCTGGATGAGTTTCTGTCTCTTGTTGAGTCTGGAGAGATATCAATGGCCCGGATTGATGATGCTGTTGAGAGAATCCTGAGAGTCAAATTCATTGCTGGAGTTTTTGAGGATCCCCTGAGTGATAGATCTTTACTAGATCTAGTTGGTTGTAAG GCACATAGAGAATTAGCACGTGAAGCTGTTCGCAAGTCCTTGGTTTTGTTAAAGAATGGAAAAGATCCAAAGAGACCTTTGCTCCCTCTAGACAAGAAGGCCAAAAGAATTCTTGTTGCTGGAACACATGCTGATAATCTTGGATATCAATGTGGCGGGTGGACAATTACCTGGGAAGGGACAACTGGCAGAATCACTGAGG GTACAACTATTTTGGAAGCAATAAAAGAAGTGATGGACGACAAGACAGAAGTGATATACGAACTAAATCCTACTCCAGAAACATTTTCTGGTCAAGATTTCTCCTTTGCCATTGTAGCTGTGGGTGAAGGTCCATATGTTGAGACAGGTGGTGATGATCCAGAACTCAAAATTCCTTTTAATGGAAGTGAGTTGGCGAGCTTAGTCGCTGATAGAGTTCCAACATTAATGATTCTGGTTACTGGACGGCCTTTGATTTTAGAGCCATCACTTCTGGAAAAATTGGATGGCCTGGTTGTTGCTTGGTTGCCTGGAACAGAAGGCAAGGGAATCACAGATGTTATCTTTGGAGATTATGCATTTCATGGACGACTTCCCATGACATGGTTTAGAAGCGTTGATCAGCTTCCAGTACACGCCGGTGAGAATTCATCTGACCCTCTGTTCCCGTATGGCTTCGGGTTGACATGTTAA
- the LOC105163879 gene encoding uncharacterized protein LOC105163879 isoform X2 — MVDGFFILDQGHFRDADLVRKIGEVTALEVRAGGAHYAFAPCVAVSRDPRWGRCYESYSENTEIVRKMTSLVTGLQGQPPEGHPIGYPFLAGRKNVLASAKHFVGDGGTENGTNEGNTIASYDDLERIHMAPYLDCLAQGVCTVMASYSSWNGKRMHTNDFLLTEVLKNKLGFKGFVISDWEALDRLYVPHGSNYRESILSTVNAGIDMVMVPFRFELFLDEFLSLVESGEISMARIDDAVERILRVKFIAGVFEDPLSDRSLLDLVGCKAHRELAREAVRKSLVLLKNGKDPKRPLLPLDKKAKRILVAGTHADNLGYQCGGWTITWEGTTGRITEGTTILEAIKEVMDDKTEVIYELNPTPETFSGQDFSFAIVAVGEGPYVETGGDDPELKIPFNGSELASLVADRVPTLMILVTGRPLILEPSLLEKLDGLVVAWLPGTEGKGITDVIFGDYAFHGRLPMTWFRSVDQLPVHAGENSSDPLFPYGFGLTC; from the exons ATGGTCGACGGATTTTTTATCTTGGATCAGGGACATTTTAG AGATGCTGATTTGGTTAGGAAGATCGGGGAGGTAACAGCTCTTGAAGTTAGGGCAGGAGGAGCCCATTATGCATTTGCTCCTTGTGTTGCT GTTAGCAGGGACCCTAGATGGGGAAGATGCTATGAGAGTTATAGCGAAAACACCGAAATTGTCAGAAAAATGACCTCCCTTGTTACAGGATTGCAGGGACAGCCCCCTGAAGGGCATCCCATAGGCTACCCATTTCTGGCTGGAAG AAAAAATGTTCTTGCATCTGCAAAGCATTTTGTAGGAGATGGGGGTACTGAGAATGGTACAAATGAGGGGAATACTATAGCATCCTATGATGATTTGGAGAGAATCCACATGGCACCATATCTTGATTGTCTTGCTCAAGGAGTTTGCACTGTGATGGCATCATACTCTAGTTGGAATGGCAAGCGAATGCACACCAACGATTTTCTTCTTACTGAAGTTCTGAAAAATAAGCTGGGATTCAAG GGGTTCGTGATTTCAGACTGGGAGGCATTGGACCGGCTTTATGTCCCTCATGGTTCAAATTACCGAGAAAGCATCCTCTCCACTGTAAATGCTGGAATTGATATG GTAATGGTTCCTTTTAGATTCGAATTGTTTCTGGATGAGTTTCTGTCTCTTGTTGAGTCTGGAGAGATATCAATGGCCCGGATTGATGATGCTGTTGAGAGAATCCTGAGAGTCAAATTCATTGCTGGAGTTTTTGAGGATCCCCTGAGTGATAGATCTTTACTAGATCTAGTTGGTTGTAAG GCACATAGAGAATTAGCACGTGAAGCTGTTCGCAAGTCCTTGGTTTTGTTAAAGAATGGAAAAGATCCAAAGAGACCTTTGCTCCCTCTAGACAAGAAGGCCAAAAGAATTCTTGTTGCTGGAACACATGCTGATAATCTTGGATATCAATGTGGCGGGTGGACAATTACCTGGGAAGGGACAACTGGCAGAATCACTGAGG GTACAACTATTTTGGAAGCAATAAAAGAAGTGATGGACGACAAGACAGAAGTGATATACGAACTAAATCCTACTCCAGAAACATTTTCTGGTCAAGATTTCTCCTTTGCCATTGTAGCTGTGGGTGAAGGTCCATATGTTGAGACAGGTGGTGATGATCCAGAACTCAAAATTCCTTTTAATGGAAGTGAGTTGGCGAGCTTAGTCGCTGATAGAGTTCCAACATTAATGATTCTGGTTACTGGACGGCCTTTGATTTTAGAGCCATCACTTCTGGAAAAATTGGATGGCCTGGTTGTTGCTTGGTTGCCTGGAACAGAAGGCAAGGGAATCACAGATGTTATCTTTGGAGATTATGCATTTCATGGACGACTTCCCATGACATGGTTTAGAAGCGTTGATCAGCTTCCAGTACACGCCGGTGAGAATTCATCTGACCCTCTGTTCCCGTATGGCTTCGGGTTGACATGTTAA